A genomic segment from Lates calcarifer isolate ASB-BC8 linkage group LG13, TLL_Latcal_v3, whole genome shotgun sequence encodes:
- the LOC108881623 gene encoding outer dense fiber protein 2 isoform X2 has product MKTRDSPPPLPPVHVHVPETTPVHVHMRRSPSKIPQNRPKDVQVKGEGGRPKVRSPWIPPGRLSCRRDVGSYKCQRSRAQHQPESGTRRQRDEEEQEEETTSASRNLSILLREQESVRRLKKSDSRGQHRETDVLLRTLVEAEIDGVAVANQLTALKETIDSLAKDKRLSKSHAASLGRQQELLLEKIEMFDNTNQNLRELLREWSEHERDSLVWSEEKEALKRRLVDSEAQNIRLSAKLTNKEKEASKLAEHLDFEKDNVKTTEELSRILESTRDHLESQLNRAEAEKAQLSAQIQRMQQSQEQKQKELQALQEELQTQRQRRSEEEDKLERRDQDALALLTQQAERAEASARELAEKLQEKETQLAQALSTSSDWCLRHSREAAAKGQREEEISALKFQVMELSSQLHSAEEKSRAEREALRDQLHHLSAENASTTLDNQRLRGELTSSEEKLRGLQSEARQLRSSIKKYENLVEKYKKKVQQARLESDEYCLKLEVMQKEAREVKVSLETEKEQVRRELLGRLRELETLPDRLRRTEQQLRDAQQEADAHERRNVEHSASLSEVRHKVEQQGAQLETLQQRNLLLQEENIVLKEKIHNFERKLEDTKAENKEMSQALISKEGSVRSVQQQLEEKTHECSVLSRQLQQSLDDAQRQVDESMQKVLTKERASQSKALDLQSQLSRAKTELSQVQRSKEEMERRFKSQLQNMKDRLEQSDSTNRSLQNYVHFLKTSYGNVFGDSLLAS; this is encoded by the exons ATGAAAACCCGGGATTCACCGCCGCCGCTGCCACCGGTTCACGTCCACGTACCGGAGACCACACCTGTACATGTTCACATGAGGAGAAGTCCCAGCAAGATCCCACAG aacaGGCCAAAAGATGTCCAGGtgaagggagaaggagggaggccGAAGGTCCGGTCGCCATGGATCCCTCCGGGAAGACTGTCATGCCGAAGAGACGTGGGCTCATACAAGTGCCAG AGAAGCAGAGCGCAGCATCAGCCAGAAAGTGGGACCAGACGTCAGCGTGATGaagaagagcaggaggaagagacgACTTCAGCATCCAGAAACCTCAGCATCCTGCTCCGAGAGCAAGAAAGCGTTCGTCGTTTAAAGAA GTCAGATTCTCGGGGTCAACACAGGGAGACAGACGTGCTCCTGAGGACGCTCGTAGAAGCAGAAATCGACGGCGTAGCGGTAGCCAATCAGCTGACAGCCCTGAAGGAAACTATCGACAGCCTCGCCAAG gACAAGCGTCTTTCAAAGTCGCACGCAGCTTCACTGGGACGGCAGCAGGAGCTGCTGTTAGAGAAGATCGAGATGTTCGACAACACGAATCAGAACCTTCGAGAGCTGCTCAGAGAGTGGAGTGAACACGAG agagATTCTCTGGTGTGGTCAGAAGAGAAAGAAGCCTTGAAGAGGAGACTGGTCGACAGCGAAGCTCAGAACATT CGACTTTCAGCCAAACTCACCAACAAGGAGAAAGAGGCGTCCAAGCTCGCCGAGCACTTGGACTTTGAAAAG GACAACGTGAAGACGACGGAGGAGCTTTCAAGAATCCTGGAGTCAACACGCGACCATCTGGAGTCTCAGCTGAACAGAGCAGAGGCTGAAAAGGCTCAGCTCTCTGCTCAGATTCAG AGGATGCAGCAGAGCCAGGAGCAGAAGCAGAAGGAGCTCCAggctctgcaggaggagctgcagactCAGAGGCAGCGGAGGTCCGAGGAGGAGGACAAGCTGGAGAGGCGAGACCAGGACGCTCTGGCTCTGCTGACCCAGCAGGCCGAGCGAGCCGAGGCGTCCGCCAGAGAGCTCGCAGAGAAACTTCAGGAGAAG GAAACCCAGCTGGCTCAGGCTCTGTCCACGTCCAGTGACTGGTGCCTGCGACACTCCAGAGAGGCAGCTGCTAAAGGACAACGGGAGGAGGAGATCTCTGCTCTCAAATT CCAGGTGATGGAGCTGAGTTCTCAGCTTCACTCGGCGGAGGAGAAGAGTCGGGCGGAGAGGGAGGCGCTCAGGGATCAGCTTCATCACCTCAGCGCTGAGAACGCCTCCACCACGCTGGACAACCAGAGACTCAGG GGTGAGTTGACGTCGTCTGAGGAGAAACTCAGAGGACTTCAGTCTGAGGCTCGACAGCTCAGGTCATCCATCAAGAAGTATGAAAACCTGGTGGAGAAATACAAGAAGAAG GTCCAGCAGGCTCGTCTGGAATCGGACGAGTACTGCCTGAAGCTGGAGGTGATGCAGAAGGAGGCACGGGAAGTGAAGGTGAGCCTGGAGACGGAGAAGGAGCAGGTGAGGAGGGAGCTGCTGGGCCGGCTCCGGGAGCTCGAGACGCTGCCCgacagactgaggaggaccGAGCAGCAGCTCCGAGACGCCCAGCAGGAGGCCGACGCCCACGAGAGGAGGAACGTGGAGCACAGCGCCTCCCTCTCTGAAGTCAGACACAAG GTGGAGCAGCAAGGCGCTCAGCTGGAGACGCTTCAGCAGAGgaacctgctgctgcaggaggagaacatCGTCCTCAAAGAGAAGATTCACAACTTCGAAAG GAAGCTGGAGGACACGaaggcagaaaacaaagagatgtCTCAGGCTCTGATCTCAAAGGAAGGCAGCGTCCGCAGcgttcagcagcagctggaggagaagactCACGAGTGCAGCGTCCTGTCCAGACAGCTGCAACAAAGTCTGGACGACGCACAGAGACAG GTTGATGAGAGCATGCAGAAGGTTTTGACCAAAGAGAGAGCGTCCCAGTCCAAAGCCCTGGACCTGCAGAGCCAGCTGAGCCGAGCCAAAACAGAGCTGAGTCAAGTACAGCGGAGCAAAGAGGAG ATGGAGCGTCGTTTCAAGAGTCAGCTGCAGAACATGAAGGACAGGCTGGAGCAGTCAGACTCTACAAACCGCAGTCTGCAGAACTACGTTCATTTTCTCAAAACCTCGTACGGAAACGTGTTCGGAGACTCTTTGCTCGCAAGCTGA
- the LOC108881623 gene encoding outer dense fiber protein 2 isoform X3: MKTRDSPPPLPPVHVHVPETTPVHVHMRRSPSKIPQNRPKDVQVKGEGGRPKVRSPWIPPGRLSCRRDVGSYKCQRSRAQHQPESGTRRQRDEEEQEEETTSASRNLSILLREQESVRRLKKSDSRGQHRETDVLLRTLVEAEIDGVAVANQLTALKETIDSLAKDKRLSKSHAASLGRQQELLLEKIEMFDNTNQNLRELLREWSEHERDSLVWSEEKEALKRRLVDSEAQNIRLSAKLTNKEKEASKLAEHLDFEKDNVKTTEELSRILESTRDHLESQLNRAEAEKAQLSAQIQRMQQSQEQKQKELQALQEELQTQRQRRSEEEDKLERRDQDALALLTQQAERAEASARELAEKLQEKETQLAQALSTSSDWCLRHSREAAAKGQREEEISALKFQVMELSSQLHSAEEKSRAEREALRDQLHHLSAENASTTLDNQRLRGELTSSEEKLRGLQSEARQLRSSIKKYENLVEKYKKKVQQARLESDEYCLKLEVMQKEAREVKVEQQGAQLETLQQRNLLLQEENIVLKEKIHNFERKLEDTKAENKEMSQALISKEGSVRSVQQQLEEKTHECSVLSRQLQQSLDDAQRQVDESMQKVLTKERASQSKALDLQSQLSRAKTELSQVQRSKEECFVLLQMERRFKSQLQNMKDRLEQSDSTNRSLQNYVHFLKTSYGNVFGDSLLAS, from the exons ATGAAAACCCGGGATTCACCGCCGCCGCTGCCACCGGTTCACGTCCACGTACCGGAGACCACACCTGTACATGTTCACATGAGGAGAAGTCCCAGCAAGATCCCACAG aacaGGCCAAAAGATGTCCAGGtgaagggagaaggagggaggccGAAGGTCCGGTCGCCATGGATCCCTCCGGGAAGACTGTCATGCCGAAGAGACGTGGGCTCATACAAGTGCCAG AGAAGCAGAGCGCAGCATCAGCCAGAAAGTGGGACCAGACGTCAGCGTGATGaagaagagcaggaggaagagacgACTTCAGCATCCAGAAACCTCAGCATCCTGCTCCGAGAGCAAGAAAGCGTTCGTCGTTTAAAGAA GTCAGATTCTCGGGGTCAACACAGGGAGACAGACGTGCTCCTGAGGACGCTCGTAGAAGCAGAAATCGACGGCGTAGCGGTAGCCAATCAGCTGACAGCCCTGAAGGAAACTATCGACAGCCTCGCCAAG gACAAGCGTCTTTCAAAGTCGCACGCAGCTTCACTGGGACGGCAGCAGGAGCTGCTGTTAGAGAAGATCGAGATGTTCGACAACACGAATCAGAACCTTCGAGAGCTGCTCAGAGAGTGGAGTGAACACGAG agagATTCTCTGGTGTGGTCAGAAGAGAAAGAAGCCTTGAAGAGGAGACTGGTCGACAGCGAAGCTCAGAACATT CGACTTTCAGCCAAACTCACCAACAAGGAGAAAGAGGCGTCCAAGCTCGCCGAGCACTTGGACTTTGAAAAG GACAACGTGAAGACGACGGAGGAGCTTTCAAGAATCCTGGAGTCAACACGCGACCATCTGGAGTCTCAGCTGAACAGAGCAGAGGCTGAAAAGGCTCAGCTCTCTGCTCAGATTCAG AGGATGCAGCAGAGCCAGGAGCAGAAGCAGAAGGAGCTCCAggctctgcaggaggagctgcagactCAGAGGCAGCGGAGGTCCGAGGAGGAGGACAAGCTGGAGAGGCGAGACCAGGACGCTCTGGCTCTGCTGACCCAGCAGGCCGAGCGAGCCGAGGCGTCCGCCAGAGAGCTCGCAGAGAAACTTCAGGAGAAG GAAACCCAGCTGGCTCAGGCTCTGTCCACGTCCAGTGACTGGTGCCTGCGACACTCCAGAGAGGCAGCTGCTAAAGGACAACGGGAGGAGGAGATCTCTGCTCTCAAATT CCAGGTGATGGAGCTGAGTTCTCAGCTTCACTCGGCGGAGGAGAAGAGTCGGGCGGAGAGGGAGGCGCTCAGGGATCAGCTTCATCACCTCAGCGCTGAGAACGCCTCCACCACGCTGGACAACCAGAGACTCAGG GGTGAGTTGACGTCGTCTGAGGAGAAACTCAGAGGACTTCAGTCTGAGGCTCGACAGCTCAGGTCATCCATCAAGAAGTATGAAAACCTGGTGGAGAAATACAAGAAGAAG GTCCAGCAGGCTCGTCTGGAATCGGACGAGTACTGCCTGAAGCTGGAGGTGATGCAGAAGGAGGCACGGGAAGTGAAG GTGGAGCAGCAAGGCGCTCAGCTGGAGACGCTTCAGCAGAGgaacctgctgctgcaggaggagaacatCGTCCTCAAAGAGAAGATTCACAACTTCGAAAG GAAGCTGGAGGACACGaaggcagaaaacaaagagatgtCTCAGGCTCTGATCTCAAAGGAAGGCAGCGTCCGCAGcgttcagcagcagctggaggagaagactCACGAGTGCAGCGTCCTGTCCAGACAGCTGCAACAAAGTCTGGACGACGCACAGAGACAG GTTGATGAGAGCATGCAGAAGGTTTTGACCAAAGAGAGAGCGTCCCAGTCCAAAGCCCTGGACCTGCAGAGCCAGCTGAGCCGAGCCAAAACAGAGCTGAGTCAAGTACAGCGGAGCAAAGAGGAG tgttttgttctCCTTCAGATGGAGCGTCGTTTCAAGAGTCAGCTGCAGAACATGAAGGACAGGCTGGAGCAGTCAGACTCTACAAACCGCAGTCTGCAGAACTACGTTCATTTTCTCAAAACCTCGTACGGAAACGTGTTCGGAGACTCTTTGCTCGCAAGCTGA
- the si:ch211-51h9.7 gene encoding uncharacterized protein si:ch211-51h9.7 → MRYKRSLPLLVQQLAGLIVIMQYISFVLLFYTAAYQPGEACEETGTSTDTLILCRACGHELAAGVDIHFVPSRLALSSRNDTLVGGRRVNVQLFENPHGHQFEVITFRKADVTQHWPADKHFSWFPGFSWTVATCPRCRTHLGWAFQPSDWPDTITKTRFEESTHTFLALITHRLLTEDFASSLLMTPKSFMS, encoded by the exons ATGAGGTACAAACGGAGCCTGCCGCTGCTCGTGCAGCAGCTAGCGGGGTTAATAGTAATAATGCAGTATATTTCTTTCGTGCTCCTCTTTTATACCGCCGCATACCAGCCCGGTGAGGCGTGTGAGGAGACGGGAACCAGCACCGACACCCTCATACTGTGCAGGGCGTGCGGGCACGAGCTGGCGGCCGGGGTGGACATCCACTTTGTCCCCAGTCGGCTCGCGCTCTCCAGCCGCAACGACACGCTGGTCGGGGGCCGAAGGGTTAACGTCCAGCTTTTTGAAAACCCCCACGGTCACCAGTTCGAGGTGATAACGTTCAGAAAAGCGGACGTTACCCAGCACTGGCCGGCAGATAAACACTTCTCCTGGTTTCCGGGGTTCTCGTGGACGGTGGCCACCTGTCCTCGGTGTAGAACTCATTTAG GTTGGGCGTTCCAGCCCAGCGACTGGCCCGACACAATCACAAAAACCAGATTTGAGGAGTCGACGCACACTTTCCTGGCTTTAATCACCCATCGACTGCTAACAGAAGACTTTGCTTCGAGCCTTCTAATGACTCCAAAATCCTTCATGAGTTGA
- the seta gene encoding SET nuclear proto-oncogene a, with protein sequence MSASAAKVSKKELNSNHDGADETSEKEQQEAIEHIDEVQNEIDRLNEQASEEILKVEQKYNKLRQPFFQKRSELIAKIPNFWVTTFVNHPQVSALLGEEDEEALHYLSRVEVTEFEDIKSGYRIDFYFDENPYFENKVLSKEFHLNESGDPSSKSTEIKWKSGKDLTKRSSQTQNKAGRKRQHEEPESFFTWFTDHADAGADELGEVIKDDIWPNPLQYYLVPDMDDEEGEGEDDEEDEEGLEDIDEEGDEDGEEDEEDDGEDGEDDEGEDD encoded by the exons ATGTCGGCCTCGGCGGCAAAAGTGAGTAAAAAGGAGCTGAACTCGAACCATGACGGAGCGGACGAAACCTCCG AGAAAGAGCAGCAAGAAGCTATTGAACACATTGACGAAGTTCAAAATGAAATTGACAG GTTGAATGAGCAAGCCAGTGAGGAGATCCTCAAAGTagaacagaaatacaacaaactCCGTCAGCCATTCTTTCAGAAGAGGTCAGAACTGATCGCCAAAATCCCCAACTTCTGGGTCACCACGTTTGTCAACCATCCACAAG TATCTGCCCTACTgggggaggaagatgaagaagcGCTTCACTACCTGAGCCGAGTGGAGGTGACAGAGTTTGAAGACATCAAGTCAGGCTACAGAATAGATTTT TATTTCGATGAAAATCCGTACTTCGAAAACAAAGTACTTTCCAAAGAGTTCCATCTGAACGAGAGCGGAGATCCATCTTCAAAGTCAACAGAAATCAAATGGAAATCAGGAAAG GACCTGACCAAGCGCTCCAGCCAGACACAGAACAAAGCAGGAAGGAAGAGGCAACATGAAGAGCCAGAGAGCTTCTTCACTTGGTTCACTGATCACGCCGACGCTGGCGCCGATGAGCTCGGGGAGGTCATCAAGGACGACATCTGGCCGAACCCCCTGCAGTACTACCTG GTTCCTGACATGGACGACGAAGAGGGTGAAGGTGAGGAcgatgaagaggatgaggaaggtCTGGAGGACATTGAcgaggagggagatgaagatggagaggaggatgaagaggacgatggagaagatggagag GATGACGAGGGAGAAGACGACTAA
- the gle1 gene encoding mRNA export factor GLE1 — MPAENLRWETLEALKNSPKAKIPFDPYWSERGEHILAGCKEAIGLSSRSGVILERLSSSPLQKSGFLGSSSGDSSPGLSEEIPASGSSTGSVADINNKHNTLSTALTLKAEREQVVSDEAKDEDPEADVSKVSSPVSPPAISLMSPKAMETAGRIIRFEEERREKAKTALRLRQEKQEKLVAEVAGSESEQLKRFEELMQLKQRQEFQSMRDMMDRETKESIGRQEKLKEEQRHRMKILNLRLREAELERQRQAELERQRQVEGRERLRNLNTIQEEILQLNQLLEPSTQTKTHLPPASLSSYSTRGNQLCSQVSEVVRKTAEGEFPSVEDMTVAERALHEMRALIRLMQEEAAKVQEKKKKDQEEEEARRKQAELQVQQEAQKAAAQSAKEKAQRKGLQNSAEDSTLKWYKELQDSAAQCAQSFEQLNSPKDAQTKKLKLELQKAATIPVSQIASNSGSQLREIFDKIDKLLSGRQVVSGGKSVSTSQHPQGLEFVSYKLAEKFVKQGEEEVASHHEAAFPIAVVASGVWELHPRVGDLILAHLHKKCPYAVPHYPPMKDGTPLEEYQRILGYRVDDSGMEGQDSFLKRMSGMIRLYAAMIQLRWPYGSKQGAAPHGLNHGWRWLAQMLNMEPLADITATLLFDFLEVCGNALMKQYQGQFWKLLLLLKEEYFPRIEAVTSSGQMGSVIRLKQFLETSLQNRQISPPKGQLSSMFWRS; from the exons ATGCCTGCTGAAAATCTACGATGGGAAACGTTAGAGGCCTTAAAGAATTCACCGAAGGCAAAAATCCCGTTCGACCCGTACTGGTCGGAAAGAGGCGAG CACATCTTGGCAGGATGTAAAGAGGCCATCGGTTTGTCCTCACGCTCTGGGGTCATATTGGAGCGTCTCAGCTCCTCACCCCTGCAGAAGTCCGGCTTTCTGGGTTCCAGCTCTGGAGACTCCAGCCCAGGCCTGTCTGAGGAGATCCCGGCCTCGGGTTCCTCGACAGGATCCGTCGCCGACATCAACAACAAGCACAACACACTCTCCACTGCCCTGACTTTAAAGGCCGAGCGTGAGCAG GTTGTTAGTGATGAAGCGAAGGATGAAGATCCAGAAGCAGATGTCAGCAAGGTTTCCAGTCCTGTGTCACCACCTGCCATTTCCCTGATGTCGCCCAAAGCCATGGAGACGGCCGGCCGCATCATCAGATTCGAGGAGGAACGTCGAGAAAAGGCGAAG ACGGCGCTCAGACTGCGgcaggagaagcaggagaagCTGGTGGCGGAGGTGGCGGGCTCCGAGTCGGAGCAGCTGAAACGCTTCGAGGAGCTCATGCAGCTGAAGCAGAGGCAGGAGTTCCAGAGCATGAGGGACATGATGGACAGAGA AACTAAAGAAAGCATCGGGCGGCAGGAGAAGCTGAAGGAAGAGCAGCGACACAGAATGAAG ATCCTGAACCTGCGGCTGAGGGAGGCGGAGCTGGAGCGGCAGCGGCAGGCGGAGCTGGAGCGACAGCGGCAGgtggagggcagagagaggctACGCAACCTCAACACCATCCAGGAGGAGATCCTGCAGCTCAACCAGCTGCTGGAGCCCTCCACCCAGACCAAAACCCACCTCCCGCCGGCCAGCCTCAGCTCCTACAGCACCCGCGGGAACCAGCTGTGCTCACAGGTGTCGGAGGTGGTGCGGAAGACAGCAGAG gGAGAGTTTCCCAGCGTGGAGGACATGACTGTGGCCGAGCGAGCGCTCCACGAGATGCGGGCGCTGATCCGGCTGATGCAGGAGGAGGCCGCCAAGGttcaagagaagaagaagaaggaccaggaggaggaagaggcgcGCAGGAAGCAGGCGGAGCTGCAGGTGCAACAGGAGGCGCAGAAGGCGGCGGCACAGTCGGCCAAAgagaaagcacagaggaaag GGCTGCAGAACAGCGCTGAAGACAGCACTTTGAAATGGTACAAGGAGCTGCAGGATTCAGCTGCTCAGTGCGCTCAGTCCTTCGAACAACTCAACTCCCCAAAAGACGCCCAG ACAAAGAAGCTGAAGCTGGAGCTCCAGAAAGCAGCCACCATCCCCGTCAGTCAGATCGCCAGCAACTCTGGATCGCAGCTCCGAGAAATCTTCGACAAGATCGACAAGCTGCTGTCGGGACGGCAGGTGGTGTCAGGGGGCAAGTCTGTCTCCACCTCCCAGCATCCACAGGGCCTGGAGTTCGTCAGCTACAAACTGGCTGAGAAGTTTGTG aaacaaggagaggaggaggtggcgtCTCACCACGAAGCGGCCTTCCCCATCGCCGTGGTGGCCTCTGGTGTCTGGGAGCTGCACCCTCGGGTGGGAGACCTCATCCTCGCCCACCTGCACAAGAAGTGCCCGTACGCCGTCCCACATTACCCCCCGATGAAGGACGGCACGCCTCTGGAGGAGTATCAGAG GATTCTTGGATACCGTGTGGACGACTCGGGGATGGAGGGTCAGGACAGTTTCCTGAAGAGGATGTCCGGGATGATCCGGCTGTACGCCGCCATGATCCAGCTACGGTGGCCCTACGGCTCCAAGCAGGGG GCTGCTCCTCACGGTCTGAACCACGGCTGGCGTTGGTTGGCTCAGATGCTCAACATGGAGCCTCTGGCCGACATCACAGCGACGCTGCTGTTTGACTTCTTGGAG GTTTGTGGTAATGCTCTGATGAAGCAGTATCAGGGTCAGTTCTGGAAACTCCTCCTGCTTCTTAAAGAGGAGTACTTCCCCAG GATTGAAGCAGTGACCAGCAGTGGACAGATGGGCTCAGTCATCAGACTCAAACAGTTTCTAGAG ACGTCGCTGCAGAACCGACAGATCAGTCCGCCCAAAGGTCAGCTGAGCTCCATGTTCTGGAGGTCGTGA
- the LOC108881623 gene encoding outer dense fiber protein 2 isoform X1, with translation MKTRDSPPPLPPVHVHVPETTPVHVHMRRSPSKIPQNRPKDVQVKGEGGRPKVRSPWIPPGRLSCRRDVGSYKCQRSRAQHQPESGTRRQRDEEEQEEETTSASRNLSILLREQESVRRLKKSDSRGQHRETDVLLRTLVEAEIDGVAVANQLTALKETIDSLAKDKRLSKSHAASLGRQQELLLEKIEMFDNTNQNLRELLREWSEHERDSLVWSEEKEALKRRLVDSEAQNIRLSAKLTNKEKEASKLAEHLDFEKDNVKTTEELSRILESTRDHLESQLNRAEAEKAQLSAQIQRMQQSQEQKQKELQALQEELQTQRQRRSEEEDKLERRDQDALALLTQQAERAEASARELAEKLQEKETQLAQALSTSSDWCLRHSREAAAKGQREEEISALKFQVMELSSQLHSAEEKSRAEREALRDQLHHLSAENASTTLDNQRLRGELTSSEEKLRGLQSEARQLRSSIKKYENLVEKYKKKVQQARLESDEYCLKLEVMQKEAREVKVSLETEKEQVRRELLGRLRELETLPDRLRRTEQQLRDAQQEADAHERRNVEHSASLSEVRHKVEQQGAQLETLQQRNLLLQEENIVLKEKIHNFERKLEDTKAENKEMSQALISKEGSVRSVQQQLEEKTHECSVLSRQLQQSLDDAQRQVDESMQKVLTKERASQSKALDLQSQLSRAKTELSQVQRSKEECFVLLQMERRFKSQLQNMKDRLEQSDSTNRSLQNYVHFLKTSYGNVFGDSLLAS, from the exons ATGAAAACCCGGGATTCACCGCCGCCGCTGCCACCGGTTCACGTCCACGTACCGGAGACCACACCTGTACATGTTCACATGAGGAGAAGTCCCAGCAAGATCCCACAG aacaGGCCAAAAGATGTCCAGGtgaagggagaaggagggaggccGAAGGTCCGGTCGCCATGGATCCCTCCGGGAAGACTGTCATGCCGAAGAGACGTGGGCTCATACAAGTGCCAG AGAAGCAGAGCGCAGCATCAGCCAGAAAGTGGGACCAGACGTCAGCGTGATGaagaagagcaggaggaagagacgACTTCAGCATCCAGAAACCTCAGCATCCTGCTCCGAGAGCAAGAAAGCGTTCGTCGTTTAAAGAA GTCAGATTCTCGGGGTCAACACAGGGAGACAGACGTGCTCCTGAGGACGCTCGTAGAAGCAGAAATCGACGGCGTAGCGGTAGCCAATCAGCTGACAGCCCTGAAGGAAACTATCGACAGCCTCGCCAAG gACAAGCGTCTTTCAAAGTCGCACGCAGCTTCACTGGGACGGCAGCAGGAGCTGCTGTTAGAGAAGATCGAGATGTTCGACAACACGAATCAGAACCTTCGAGAGCTGCTCAGAGAGTGGAGTGAACACGAG agagATTCTCTGGTGTGGTCAGAAGAGAAAGAAGCCTTGAAGAGGAGACTGGTCGACAGCGAAGCTCAGAACATT CGACTTTCAGCCAAACTCACCAACAAGGAGAAAGAGGCGTCCAAGCTCGCCGAGCACTTGGACTTTGAAAAG GACAACGTGAAGACGACGGAGGAGCTTTCAAGAATCCTGGAGTCAACACGCGACCATCTGGAGTCTCAGCTGAACAGAGCAGAGGCTGAAAAGGCTCAGCTCTCTGCTCAGATTCAG AGGATGCAGCAGAGCCAGGAGCAGAAGCAGAAGGAGCTCCAggctctgcaggaggagctgcagactCAGAGGCAGCGGAGGTCCGAGGAGGAGGACAAGCTGGAGAGGCGAGACCAGGACGCTCTGGCTCTGCTGACCCAGCAGGCCGAGCGAGCCGAGGCGTCCGCCAGAGAGCTCGCAGAGAAACTTCAGGAGAAG GAAACCCAGCTGGCTCAGGCTCTGTCCACGTCCAGTGACTGGTGCCTGCGACACTCCAGAGAGGCAGCTGCTAAAGGACAACGGGAGGAGGAGATCTCTGCTCTCAAATT CCAGGTGATGGAGCTGAGTTCTCAGCTTCACTCGGCGGAGGAGAAGAGTCGGGCGGAGAGGGAGGCGCTCAGGGATCAGCTTCATCACCTCAGCGCTGAGAACGCCTCCACCACGCTGGACAACCAGAGACTCAGG GGTGAGTTGACGTCGTCTGAGGAGAAACTCAGAGGACTTCAGTCTGAGGCTCGACAGCTCAGGTCATCCATCAAGAAGTATGAAAACCTGGTGGAGAAATACAAGAAGAAG GTCCAGCAGGCTCGTCTGGAATCGGACGAGTACTGCCTGAAGCTGGAGGTGATGCAGAAGGAGGCACGGGAAGTGAAGGTGAGCCTGGAGACGGAGAAGGAGCAGGTGAGGAGGGAGCTGCTGGGCCGGCTCCGGGAGCTCGAGACGCTGCCCgacagactgaggaggaccGAGCAGCAGCTCCGAGACGCCCAGCAGGAGGCCGACGCCCACGAGAGGAGGAACGTGGAGCACAGCGCCTCCCTCTCTGAAGTCAGACACAAG GTGGAGCAGCAAGGCGCTCAGCTGGAGACGCTTCAGCAGAGgaacctgctgctgcaggaggagaacatCGTCCTCAAAGAGAAGATTCACAACTTCGAAAG GAAGCTGGAGGACACGaaggcagaaaacaaagagatgtCTCAGGCTCTGATCTCAAAGGAAGGCAGCGTCCGCAGcgttcagcagcagctggaggagaagactCACGAGTGCAGCGTCCTGTCCAGACAGCTGCAACAAAGTCTGGACGACGCACAGAGACAG GTTGATGAGAGCATGCAGAAGGTTTTGACCAAAGAGAGAGCGTCCCAGTCCAAAGCCCTGGACCTGCAGAGCCAGCTGAGCCGAGCCAAAACAGAGCTGAGTCAAGTACAGCGGAGCAAAGAGGAG tgttttgttctCCTTCAGATGGAGCGTCGTTTCAAGAGTCAGCTGCAGAACATGAAGGACAGGCTGGAGCAGTCAGACTCTACAAACCGCAGTCTGCAGAACTACGTTCATTTTCTCAAAACCTCGTACGGAAACGTGTTCGGAGACTCTTTGCTCGCAAGCTGA